A genome region from Fibrobacter sp. UWP2 includes the following:
- a CDS encoding serine O-acetyltransferase, whose protein sequence is MKMNVDPNNRIVSMMVHHIQHYNPERYWRWREIVVNPNSKVPKIIKIIMLFYIKRCDAFNNASMGTDLNQGAVFATRPELPHGLNGIIIHMGAKFGKNCVIYQQVTVGGLRYKRPSIGDNVIIGAGAKILGDVHIGNNVKIGANTVVTKDVPSNCTVVGAQMRIIEESPNETKKM, encoded by the coding sequence ATGAAAATGAATGTTGATCCTAATAATAGGATTGTTTCAATGATGGTTCATCATATTCAACACTATAATCCTGAACGATATTGGCGTTGGAGAGAAATTGTCGTAAATCCAAATTCTAAAGTCCCCAAAATAATTAAAATTATTATGCTTTTTTATATAAAGAGATGTGATGCGTTTAATAATGCATCTATGGGTACTGATTTAAATCAAGGAGCCGTGTTTGCAACTCGTCCTGAACTTCCGCATGGGTTAAATGGAATAATTATTCATATGGGGGCGAAATTTGGAAAAAATTGTGTAATATATCAGCAGGTTACTGTGGGAGGGCTTCGATATAAAAGACCTTCAATTGGTGATAACGTGATAATTGGTGCTGGAGCAAAAATCTTGGGTGATGTTCACATTGGAAATAATGTGAAAATTGGAGCAAATACTGTAGTGACCAAGGATGTCCCCTCGAATTGCACTGTTGTTGGTGCTCAAATGCGAATAATTGAGGAATCCCCAAATGAAACAAAAAAAATGTAA
- a CDS encoding ATP-grasp fold amidoligase family protein translates to MKDLFRKLLACLPPRASIQVRFFYNHRRFVDFRNPKSFCEKIQWLKVYSKNPLYTTLVDKVLVKDYVAKIIGEEYIIPTIAVWDNPSEIDWSLLPQRFVLKTNHAGGSAGVVICKNKDFFNKEEAVAKLWKSYNVNSYSVSKEFPYKNIKRSVFAEQYMAPNDKENDRNYDLPDYKFFCFNGEPLYCQVIRNRNSGETIDFYDMEWNHQEFVGLNPSARNGLTPVARPECFEQMKDVCRKLAKSLPFVRVDLYVVDGKMYFGELTFYPASGMGVFYPREWDDKLGEMIKLPYTF, encoded by the coding sequence ATGAAAGACTTATTTCGGAAACTATTGGCGTGTTTGCCTCCAAGGGCTAGCATTCAGGTCCGCTTTTTTTATAACCATCGTCGCTTTGTTGATTTTCGTAATCCAAAATCTTTTTGTGAAAAAATACAATGGTTGAAGGTATATAGTAAAAATCCTTTGTATACAACTTTGGTTGACAAGGTTCTCGTAAAAGATTACGTTGCAAAGATTATTGGTGAAGAATATATTATTCCAACTATTGCTGTGTGGGATAATCCATCAGAAATTGATTGGAGTTTGTTGCCTCAACGGTTTGTCCTCAAAACGAATCATGCTGGAGGTAGTGCTGGGGTTGTAATTTGTAAGAATAAAGATTTTTTTAATAAAGAAGAGGCTGTTGCTAAATTATGGAAATCTTACAATGTTAATAGTTATTCTGTTTCGAAAGAATTCCCATATAAAAATATAAAAAGAAGTGTCTTTGCAGAACAGTATATGGCTCCAAATGACAAAGAAAATGACCGAAATTATGATTTGCCAGATTATAAATTTTTCTGTTTTAATGGAGAGCCTTTGTATTGTCAAGTGATTAGAAATCGAAATTCTGGCGAAACTATAGACTTTTATGATATGGAGTGGAATCACCAAGAATTTGTGGGACTTAATCCTTCGGCGCGTAATGGTTTGACACCCGTAGCTCGTCCTGAATGTTTTGAACAGATGAAAGATGTGTGCCGTAAGTTGGCAAAGAGTCTTCCGTTTGTTAGAGTTGATTTATATGTAGTTGATGGTAAAATGTACTTCGGTGAACTGACTTTTTATCCTGCATCGGGTATGGGCGTGTTTTACCCAAGGGAATGGGATGATAAACTGGGTGAAATGATTAAATTACCTTATACATTCTAA
- a CDS encoding glycosyltransferase, which translates to MKKTISIAMATYNGAKYLREQLESIYNQDMLPDEVVVSDDGSKDETLSILEEYHQKYGLKYSVNAGKHGVNFNFFRAISLCSKDVIAISDQDDIWLPNKISVSYYKLAEIDNGKPGCVSSLCNHIDKEGNLIQSQKDDVDTSGYSSTLLTYGKGQDRSQGCSLMFNRKLANLVLDKVKMYPEIETTMYYDGFIAFTAAITGVKYNLGKRLMLYRHHGTNVLASEKQKTPSIAWRIRKNDFFMFIPQSRIAKFSKLLEWFDKKEMHQEAYSLCQKIAYIDKGSHFLGLMKILSIKELTMFRRIEIFCGTLVMDFIKIFVH; encoded by the coding sequence ATGAAAAAAACGATTTCTATTGCAATGGCTACATATAATGGTGCAAAATACTTACGAGAACAATTAGAAAGTATTTATAATCAAGATATGCTTCCAGATGAAGTTGTGGTGTCTGATGATGGGTCAAAAGATGAAACTTTGTCAATTCTTGAGGAATATCATCAAAAATATGGTCTGAAATATTCCGTTAATGCTGGAAAACATGGGGTTAATTTCAATTTTTTTCGTGCAATTTCTTTATGTTCAAAGGATGTAATTGCAATAAGTGATCAAGATGATATATGGTTGCCAAATAAAATTTCGGTTTCATATTATAAACTTGCCGAAATAGACAACGGGAAACCTGGATGTGTTTCGTCTTTATGTAATCATATTGATAAAGAAGGCAATCTTATCCAATCTCAAAAAGATGATGTTGATACAAGTGGATACTCGTCAACTTTGCTAACATATGGTAAAGGGCAAGATAGAAGTCAAGGCTGTAGTCTTATGTTCAATAGAAAACTTGCGAATTTGGTTCTTGACAAAGTCAAAATGTATCCTGAAATTGAGACAACAATGTATTATGACGGCTTTATTGCATTTACTGCTGCAATAACAGGTGTGAAGTATAATCTTGGCAAGCGTCTTATGTTATATAGACATCATGGTACAAATGTCCTTGCTTCAGAAAAACAGAAAACTCCGAGTATTGCTTGGCGTATTCGAAAAAATGATTTTTTTATGTTTATTCCTCAAAGTCGAATTGCAAAGTTTTCAAAGCTGCTTGAATGGTTTGATAAAAAAGAAATGCATCAGGAGGCTTATTCGTTGTGTCAAAAGATTGCGTATATTGATAAAGGGTCTCATTTTTTAGGATTAATGAAAATACTTTCCATAAAGGAATTGACAATGTTCAGAAGAATAGAAATCTTTTGTGGGACTCTTGTTATGGATTTTATAAAAATATTTGTCCATTGA
- a CDS encoding O-antigen polymerase, translated as MRDGSIYAILYAVAWMLLFLWLLKKYGIKSSSVFVTSFYVLFSISAIFLYHNEFYASSFKTITLFPYVYLFVMVLLSLQPIVSFDKSNVVGLVEPPPSLIAVFTYVFIFLAILSLPNSIGNVVSGITLLLQDSNAGAELYADAHGGGISTKSIADVPRYLFSIFSYISIFVFFYYLVRPKLNKFVLFGLSIVMLYNLVRPISLGLRTDTVMTLFAIMVGYILMRRWIPLKRGKTLVLIGSIFCAVVVGFMLVLSASRFSQNIAGMNGTNLYYIAQSTLNFNNYGLDAGGIRYGDRTCRIFKEFLGFENVPSGIVERRVKYRHMRMNDGVFYTFVGDFTLDFGPVIAFFIFVLYSILFSFLSNVRGGVISFSRLLIVYLEMLIPVQGGMYLFTFSDGGNYSLVAFTLTAILFFKFDHTSSNQIIWASNEYLEYAFLRRFRVIGLK; from the coding sequence ATGAGAGACGGATCAATTTATGCAATTCTGTATGCTGTGGCTTGGATGTTATTGTTTTTATGGCTTCTGAAGAAATATGGAATAAAATCATCTAGCGTATTTGTTACATCATTCTACGTCCTTTTTAGTATATCAGCAATTTTTTTGTATCATAATGAATTTTATGCGTCGAGCTTTAAAACGATTACTTTATTCCCATATGTTTATTTGTTTGTGATGGTATTGTTGTCTCTACAGCCGATAGTGTCTTTTGATAAATCAAATGTAGTTGGTTTGGTTGAGCCTCCACCATCATTGATAGCTGTATTTACTTATGTGTTTATATTTCTGGCAATTTTATCATTACCAAATTCTATCGGTAACGTTGTTTCTGGCATTACACTTTTGTTGCAGGATTCTAATGCTGGAGCGGAACTATATGCAGATGCTCATGGTGGAGGAATTTCAACTAAAAGTATAGCTGATGTACCAAGGTATCTTTTCTCAATATTTTCTTACATAAGCATTTTTGTTTTTTTTTATTATCTTGTACGGCCAAAACTCAATAAATTTGTTCTCTTTGGACTATCAATTGTAATGTTGTATAATCTCGTTAGACCTATTTCTCTAGGTTTAAGGACTGATACTGTAATGACATTATTTGCAATAATGGTTGGTTACATTCTAATGCGACGTTGGATCCCTCTCAAAAGGGGAAAGACGCTGGTGTTGATCGGCTCTATATTTTGTGCAGTCGTTGTTGGATTCATGTTGGTGCTTTCGGCAAGTCGTTTTTCCCAAAACATAGCTGGAATGAATGGGACAAACCTGTATTATATAGCTCAATCTACTTTAAATTTTAACAATTATGGACTAGATGCTGGTGGAATTAGATATGGGGATAGAACATGTAGAATATTTAAAGAATTTTTGGGCTTTGAAAATGTTCCTTCTGGAATCGTTGAAAGGCGTGTAAAGTATCGTCACATGAGAATGAACGATGGTGTTTTCTATACTTTTGTTGGCGATTTTACTTTAGACTTTGGCCCTGTTATTGCGTTTTTTATTTTTGTATTATACTCCATTTTGTTCTCTTTTTTGTCAAATGTTCGTGGAGGTGTAATCTCTTTTTCTCGTCTTCTCATTGTTTATTTAGAAATGTTGATTCCTGTTCAAGGTGGAATGTATTTGTTTACATTCTCTGATGGAGGAAATTATTCATTGGTCGCATTTACTTTAACCGCAATTCTATTTTTCAAATTTGATCATACGAGCTCAAACCAAATAATTTGGGCTTCAAATGAATATCTAGAATACGCTTTTTTACGAAGGTTTCGTGTGATAGGTCTAAAATGA
- a CDS encoding glycosyltransferase, with product MNILYISNLSGNLWAGPNNSVPAQIRAQAKIDNVFWFNINHSKRKEWTQDGLDCKNLDDFPSGRLRDLPAPFNRPDIVVVEEFYCFPFCKLIADVQKQKIPYVIIPRSEMTVLAQKNKKWKKRVGNMLYFKKMAKKASGIQFLTEKEKIDSGDNWNKECFVIPNGIDLPEKQKKDFSVDGINASYIGRIEIYQKGLDLLLDAINDLKDDLLNNSFQLTIYGPNRDGALEFLRRKIQDNFLEDIVSFNEGVFGQEKIDTLLDSDVFIMTSRFEGMPMGLIEALSYGIPCLVTKGTNLADEVRSADAGWIAENSVLSIKDALRTIIFTRNFTEKGKNALSLSKTYSWNEIAKQSSSFYKKIIEK from the coding sequence ATGAATATTCTGTATATATCAAATCTTTCAGGAAATTTGTGGGCAGGGCCGAACAATAGTGTCCCTGCTCAAATAAGGGCGCAAGCAAAAATAGACAATGTTTTTTGGTTTAATATTAACCATAGCAAAAGAAAAGAATGGACACAAGATGGATTAGATTGCAAAAATCTTGACGATTTCCCAAGTGGTAGACTAAGGGACTTGCCTGCTCCGTTCAATCGTCCGGATATTGTTGTTGTCGAAGAATTTTATTGTTTCCCGTTTTGTAAATTGATTGCCGACGTTCAAAAACAAAAAATTCCTTATGTGATTATTCCGCGTAGTGAAATGACCGTTCTTGCCCAAAAGAATAAAAAATGGAAAAAGCGTGTCGGTAATATGCTGTATTTTAAAAAAATGGCAAAAAAGGCGAGTGGTATTCAGTTTTTAACAGAAAAAGAGAAGATTGATTCTGGAGATAATTGGAATAAGGAGTGTTTTGTTATACCAAATGGAATTGACTTGCCGGAAAAACAAAAAAAAGATTTCTCGGTAGATGGAATAAATGCTTCCTATATTGGTCGAATTGAGATTTACCAGAAAGGATTGGATTTGTTGTTGGATGCAATAAATGACTTGAAAGATGATTTGTTAAATAATAGTTTCCAGTTGACCATTTATGGACCAAATAGGGATGGGGCTTTAGAATTTTTGAGAAGGAAAATACAAGATAATTTTTTAGAGGATATCGTTTCTTTTAATGAAGGTGTATTTGGACAAGAGAAGATAGATACTTTGTTGGATTCGGATGTTTTTATAATGACTTCTAGATTTGAGGGAATGCCAATGGGGTTGATAGAAGCTTTGTCTTATGGAATCCCTTGCCTTGTTACAAAAGGGACTAATTTAGCCGATGAGGTCAGAAGTGCAGATGCTGGTTGGATTGCTGAAAATAGTGTGTTGTCTATAAAAGATGCCCTAAGAACCATAATATTTACAAGGAATTTTACGGAGAAGGGGAAAAATGCTTTGTCGTTATCTAAAACGTATTCATGGAATGAAATCGCTAAACAATCTAGCTCTTTTTATAAAAAGATAATAGAAAAGTGA
- a CDS encoding ATP-grasp fold amidoligase family protein, whose protein sequence is MERDSLAYKIRRKMQVMASKVMPDSVMSKFYFKVVLGKKLNLKNPQTFNEKLQWLKLNYLPKNTLVVQCADKYRVREFIKQKGFEDKLVPLLGDWDDARKIDWSKLPKKFVLKCNHGCAYNILCADKETFDKNNAVKQLNAWMKEDFGAFNIERHYSKIEPHITCEEYLGDNITDYKYFCFNGEPKFIYVSTDLVHDRQAQIGFFYLDGSKMPLKRDDYTDIPSVNLPSFFNEMTDMAKDLCRDFPFVRVDFFIANNRYYFAELTFTPSACMMPFNPDKYDLEWGQMLDIESLKNK, encoded by the coding sequence ATGGAAAGAGATTCCCTTGCATACAAAATTCGCAGAAAAATGCAGGTTATGGCTAGTAAAGTCATGCCTGATTCCGTCATGTCAAAATTTTATTTTAAGGTTGTTCTTGGAAAAAAACTTAATTTGAAGAATCCGCAGACATTTAATGAGAAACTTCAATGGCTTAAATTGAATTATTTGCCGAAAAATACTCTTGTTGTGCAGTGTGCCGACAAGTACAGAGTTCGTGAATTTATTAAACAAAAAGGCTTCGAAGATAAATTAGTACCACTATTGGGTGATTGGGATGATGCTCGCAAAATCGACTGGTCTAAACTTCCGAAAAAATTTGTTTTGAAGTGTAATCATGGCTGTGCCTACAATATTCTTTGCGCAGATAAAGAAACCTTTGACAAGAATAATGCTGTAAAGCAACTCAATGCTTGGATGAAAGAGGATTTCGGTGCGTTTAATATTGAACGTCATTATTCCAAGATTGAACCGCATATTACTTGCGAAGAATACCTTGGTGATAACATAACAGATTATAAGTATTTTTGCTTTAATGGGGAGCCGAAGTTTATTTATGTATCGACCGATCTTGTCCACGACAGGCAGGCCCAAATAGGCTTCTTCTATCTAGATGGCTCTAAAATGCCTCTTAAGCGGGATGACTACACGGACATTCCGTCGGTGAATTTGCCTTCATTCTTTAATGAAATGACTGATATGGCAAAAGATTTGTGCCGAGATTTCCCGTTCGTGAGAGTAGATTTCTTTATTGCGAATAACCGATATTATTTTGCTGAGCTTACATTTACGCCAAGTGCATGTATGATGCCCTTTAATCCTGATAAGTATGATTTGGAATGGGGACAGATGCTAGATATAGAATCGTTAAAGAATAAGTAG
- a CDS encoding glycosyltransferase family 2 protein — MYGLVSIIMPSYNTGRFIAESIQSVLAQTYTNWELIIVDDASTDNTDEIVAPYCHPREGGDLPSSKIHYLKNAQNSGAAVSRNRALAQAKGKWIAFLDSDDLWAPEKLEKQLKFMVENGYAFSYTRYEEIDESGKQTGTLVGGPRRITKTGMFNYCWPGCLTVMYDREIVGDIQIADIRKNNDYAIWLKACRKADCFLLPETLASYRKRGGSISHGCHSEAQPKNPVTKFTRFLTLIKWHYKLYREAEGLNPISSLWITARNLCFGVWKKFRYVRN; from the coding sequence ATGTACGGCCTCGTCTCCATAATCATGCCCAGTTACAATACTGGCCGGTTTATCGCCGAGTCGATACAGTCCGTATTAGCTCAGACCTACACGAACTGGGAACTGATTATCGTTGACGACGCCAGTACCGACAACACCGACGAAATTGTCGCCCCCTATTGTCATCCCCGCGAAGGCGGGGATCTCCCGTCATCAAAAATCCATTACCTCAAAAACGCCCAAAACAGCGGAGCCGCAGTCTCCCGCAACCGAGCCCTGGCTCAGGCAAAAGGCAAATGGATAGCCTTCCTCGACAGCGACGACCTCTGGGCCCCCGAAAAACTCGAAAAACAACTCAAGTTCATGGTCGAAAACGGCTATGCCTTCAGTTACACCCGCTACGAAGAAATTGACGAAAGCGGCAAGCAGACAGGAACGCTTGTGGGCGGCCCAAGACGCATCACCAAGACGGGAATGTTCAACTACTGCTGGCCCGGTTGCCTGACTGTGATGTATGACCGCGAAATCGTGGGCGATATCCAGATCGCCGACATCCGCAAGAACAACGATTATGCCATCTGGCTCAAGGCATGCCGCAAGGCGGATTGTTTTCTGCTTCCCGAAACGCTGGCAAGTTACCGCAAAAGGGGCGGCTCAATCTCTCATGGGTGTCATTCTGAGGCGCAGCCGAAGAATCCAGTGACCAAGTTTACAAGGTTCCTGACGTTGATTAAGTGGCATTACAAGCTCTATCGCGAAGCTGAAGGCTTGAATCCAATCAGTTCGCTCTGGATTACGGCGAGGAATTTGTGTTTTGGGGTGTGGAAAAAATTTAGATATGTAAGAAATTGA
- a CDS encoding PD-(D/E)XK nuclease family transposase, with protein sequence MNRSEFFAMAKDVHEHPERLAEYRKIYRNVYPFSDGIFKMLMANESKPERTVKFLNAMLGLAGADAIGSFTLGVQENPGVLDDKTAIFDIYGTTEAGNPVLIEVQQCHNKFFVDRLVYYTSRVISRTVKKSQTYRLPHVYVLSILTENQFLREQDTYLHHVGLNRNGRVPYDKLDIYLVELEKFFSIEDRTPTALRERSDRAEMLRVFRDVLEERDIPADRLKKLLDKDFVKDVSFTAFTDEILLNEVDGMTDLLYERQGAYAEGQDDLLKILVAAGKLTAAEAEHFSKMASENREKR encoded by the coding sequence ATGAACCGCAGTGAATTCTTCGCCATGGCCAAGGACGTGCACGAGCATCCCGAACGCCTGGCGGAATACCGCAAGATCTACAGGAACGTCTACCCGTTCAGCGACGGGATCTTCAAGATGCTCATGGCCAACGAATCGAAGCCCGAACGGACGGTGAAGTTCCTGAACGCCATGCTCGGGCTCGCGGGTGCAGACGCAATCGGGTCGTTCACCCTGGGCGTCCAGGAGAACCCCGGCGTCCTGGACGACAAGACCGCCATTTTCGACATCTACGGCACGACGGAGGCGGGCAACCCCGTCCTTATCGAGGTCCAGCAGTGCCACAACAAGTTCTTTGTTGACAGGCTCGTCTACTATACGTCGAGGGTGATTTCCCGCACGGTCAAGAAGTCGCAGACCTACAGGCTGCCGCACGTCTACGTGCTCTCTATCCTGACCGAAAACCAGTTCTTGCGGGAACAGGACACCTACCTGCACCATGTGGGGCTCAACAGGAACGGCCGAGTGCCCTATGACAAGCTGGATATCTACCTGGTGGAACTGGAAAAGTTCTTCTCTATCGAGGACCGCACCCCCACGGCGCTTCGCGAGCGGTCCGACAGGGCGGAAATGCTGCGCGTGTTCCGCGATGTCCTCGAGGAACGGGATATCCCTGCCGATAGGCTGAAAAAACTGCTTGACAAGGACTTTGTCAAGGATGTATCTTTTACTGCGTTCACCGACGAAATTCTTCTGAACGAGGTTGACGGTATGACCGATTTGCTTTACGAGCGGCAGGGCGCCTATGCGGAAGGCCAGGACGACCTTCTGAAGATCCTGGTTGCCGCAGGCAAGCTTACCGCGGCCGAAGCCGAGCATTTTTCCAAGATGGCCTCGGAAAACCGCGAAAAACGCTAG
- a CDS encoding sugar transferase, whose translation MYARFLKRPLDFCCALAALLALSPLLLVLTVLGAVKMHGNPFFTQPRPGKGERIFRLVKFRTMTNERDAQGNLLPDDVRLNAYGKFLRSTSLDELPELFNILKGDMAVIGPRPQLVRDMVFMTAEQRRRHTVRQGLSGLAQVNGRNAVTWESKIAYDLQYIEKITLLGDIRIILTTLGKVFKRDGITEEGSDTATDLGDYLLASGKITREQYDRGQQEARRLIAEAS comes from the coding sequence ATGTACGCCCGCTTCCTCAAACGACCCCTGGACTTCTGCTGCGCGCTGGCCGCGCTTCTCGCCCTGAGCCCGCTGCTGCTCGTGCTCACCGTCCTCGGTGCCGTCAAGATGCATGGCAACCCCTTCTTCACGCAGCCACGCCCGGGCAAGGGCGAACGGATATTCAGGCTCGTCAAGTTCCGCACCATGACCAACGAAAGGGACGCGCAGGGGAACCTGCTCCCCGACGACGTGCGGCTGAACGCCTACGGCAAGTTCCTCCGCTCCACCAGCCTCGACGAGCTGCCCGAACTGTTCAACATCCTCAAGGGCGACATGGCCGTAATCGGGCCCAGGCCCCAGCTCGTGCGCGACATGGTATTCATGACCGCCGAACAGCGCAGGCGGCACACCGTGCGGCAGGGACTCAGCGGGCTTGCGCAGGTGAACGGGCGCAACGCCGTCACCTGGGAATCGAAAATCGCCTACGACCTGCAGTACATCGAAAAAATCACCCTCCTCGGCGACATCAGGATAATCCTCACCACGCTCGGCAAGGTGTTCAAGCGCGACGGAATCACCGAAGAAGGCTCCGACACCGCCACCGACCTCGGCGACTACCTGCTCGCAAGCGGCAAGATCACCCGCGAACAGTACGACCGCGGACAACAGGAGGCCCGGCGCCTCATCGCGGAGGCGTCATGA
- a CDS encoding Rpn family recombination-promoting nuclease/putative transposase, producing the protein MTQNQNANTPTTRKEIPEILRGKRYLDPSYDPAFYALLDDEEALADFINSLLHLEDGRKIKSMKYTFNQPLILRAPEAKEIKFDIHAWTEDNRCMDIEIQRASHPFFTDRVLLYGAYLTIDGKIKMDKSPEFKALEENERKRRRYQLPEIVSIWLCNFPLRLEPKSFRDTWHLYSDNAVKQGNPVPVFDKMSYILIDLGEFSRIHAKAESREEQWLYLLTHAGKANASMDFADPILQKALERIEIGSASDELLSSQVDSMVTQDEIDARIADGVVAGRQQGIQQGIQQGLDSTLVALDLLSKGIPVETIVRKTGLSEEQVRQLQSKMTK; encoded by the coding sequence ATGACGCAAAACCAAAATGCAAACACCCCCACCACCCGCAAGGAAATCCCCGAAATTCTGCGGGGCAAGCGGTACCTGGACCCATCCTACGACCCGGCGTTTTACGCCCTGCTCGACGACGAGGAGGCCCTGGCAGACTTCATCAACAGCCTGCTGCACTTGGAAGACGGTCGCAAGATAAAGTCCATGAAATACACCTTCAACCAGCCGCTCATCTTGCGCGCACCAGAGGCCAAGGAAATCAAGTTCGACATCCACGCATGGACAGAGGACAACCGCTGCATGGATATCGAAATCCAGAGGGCGTCGCACCCATTCTTTACCGACCGGGTGTTGCTCTACGGCGCATACCTTACCATAGACGGCAAGATCAAGATGGACAAGTCCCCGGAGTTCAAGGCCCTGGAGGAGAACGAGAGAAAGCGCAGGCGCTACCAGTTGCCCGAAATCGTGTCTATCTGGCTGTGCAATTTTCCTCTTAGACTCGAGCCGAAAAGTTTCCGCGACACCTGGCACCTGTACAGCGACAACGCCGTAAAGCAGGGGAACCCTGTACCCGTTTTCGACAAAATGAGTTATATTTTGATAGACTTGGGGGAATTCTCCAGGATTCACGCCAAGGCCGAAAGCCGCGAAGAACAATGGCTGTACCTGCTGACCCATGCGGGCAAGGCCAACGCTTCGATGGACTTTGCAGACCCTATTCTGCAAAAGGCCCTGGAAAGAATCGAGATTGGTTCCGCCAGCGATGAACTTCTTTCTAGTCAGGTAGACTCAATGGTTACACAAGACGAAATAGACGCACGCATTGCCGACGGAGTGGTTGCAGGTAGACAGCAGGGTATTCAGCAGGGTATTCAGCAGGGTTTGGACTCTACGCTGGTCGCCTTAGACCTACTTTCCAAAGGAATTCCTGTAGAAACCATCGTCAGGAAAACCGGATTGTCCGAAGAGCAAGTTCGGCAACTCCAGTCCAAGATGACGAAGTAG
- a CDS encoding DegT/DnrJ/EryC1/StrS aminotransferase family protein, with translation MPRFDSKVWLSSPTMHGEEIKYVTEAYETNWMSTVGANINEVERLAAEKVGCKYAVALSAGTAALHLCTKLAGEALYGMPKVGEGSLRGHKVFCSDMTFDATVNPIAYENGEAVFIDTEYDTWNMDPVALEKAFEIYPEVRLVVLVHLYGTPGKVDEIRAICARHNALLIEDAAESFGATYKGVQTGKFGDYSAISFNGNKIITGSSGGMFLTDSKDDAEKVRKWSTQSREAAAWYQHEEVGYNYRMSNVIAGVVRGQMPYLEEHIAQKKAIYMRYKEGLKGLPVQVNPYDAANSEPNFWLSCLIIDKDAMCKQVRGETDALYIHEAGMSCPTEILERIAAMNAEGRPIWKPMHMQPMYMSHAFITAQGNGRARTNAYIAGGITDVGADIFARGLCLPSDNKMTPEQQDAIIQTIRECFE, from the coding sequence ATGCCCCGTTTCGATAGTAAAGTCTGGCTCAGCAGCCCCACCATGCACGGCGAAGAAATCAAGTACGTGACCGAAGCGTACGAAACCAACTGGATGAGCACCGTGGGTGCGAACATCAACGAGGTGGAACGCCTCGCTGCCGAGAAGGTCGGTTGCAAGTATGCCGTGGCGCTCTCCGCCGGTACGGCCGCACTGCACCTTTGCACAAAGCTTGCGGGCGAGGCCTTGTACGGCATGCCCAAGGTGGGCGAGGGGAGTCTGCGCGGCCACAAGGTGTTCTGCAGCGACATGACGTTCGATGCCACCGTGAACCCCATCGCCTACGAGAACGGCGAGGCCGTGTTCATCGACACCGAGTACGACACCTGGAACATGGACCCGGTCGCGCTCGAAAAGGCTTTCGAGATTTACCCTGAAGTGCGACTGGTGGTGCTCGTTCATTTGTACGGAACGCCCGGCAAGGTCGACGAAATCCGCGCGATTTGCGCCCGCCACAACGCGCTCCTCATCGAAGACGCCGCCGAGAGCTTCGGAGCCACCTACAAGGGCGTGCAGACGGGCAAGTTCGGCGACTACAGCGCCATCAGCTTCAACGGCAACAAGATTATCACCGGCAGTAGCGGCGGCATGTTCCTCACCGACAGCAAGGACGACGCCGAGAAGGTGCGCAAGTGGAGTACCCAGAGCCGCGAGGCGGCCGCCTGGTACCAGCACGAAGAGGTGGGCTACAACTACCGCATGAGCAACGTGATTGCCGGCGTGGTCCGCGGCCAGATGCCCTACCTCGAAGAACATATCGCCCAGAAAAAGGCCATCTACATGCGCTACAAGGAAGGCCTGAAGGGCCTCCCGGTGCAGGTAAACCCCTACGATGCCGCCAACAGCGAACCGAATTTTTGGCTCAGCTGCCTGATTATCGATAAGGACGCCATGTGCAAGCAGGTGCGCGGCGAAACCGACGCCCTGTACATCCACGAGGCGGGCATGAGCTGCCCCACGGAAATCCTGGAACGCATCGCCGCCATGAACGCCGAGGGCCGCCCTATATGGAAACCTATGCACATGCAGCCCATGTACATGAGCCACGCGTTTATCACCGCGCAGGGTAACGGCCGTGCCCGTACCAACGCCTACATTGCGGGCGGCATTACCGACGTGGGCGCCGACATCTTTGCCCGCGGGCTTTGCCTGCCCAGCGACAACAAGATGACCCCCGAACAGCAGGATGCCATCATCCAAACCATCCGGGAGTGCTTCGAGTAA